One stretch of Roseiconus lacunae DNA includes these proteins:
- a CDS encoding exosortase/archaeosortase family protein → MTNTPSSVATTQPSGKPTMGDRSSDQSPPSATSNPLAARWLIATAIICIAVLLTYWSVLLQLAGRWWGNQDYIHGFFVVPFAIYLAWSRRALFANQELRGQFWIGLPLIVLSVVMRGFSAYMSDPVLSPLSLPICLAGIVLIIGGIPMLKWLWPSLIILPFMIPLPDFMASWGNLALQRTATIASTFILQTLGIPAASFGNVIVLTNTELGVEEACSGLRSTVLFLAVSVSAALMLDDKLEGALAVMMAIPAAVLANIIRIVATGILYQYADSSLAEAVFHDFFGFLMLPLAAGMVWGVITLFRQLLPAEHDEYVPIGTIKSTTA, encoded by the coding sequence ATGACAAACACACCGTCATCGGTTGCGACGACGCAGCCCTCCGGCAAGCCAACGATGGGCGACCGGTCATCCGACCAATCGCCCCCGTCAGCAACTTCGAATCCGCTTGCGGCGCGATGGCTTATCGCCACCGCGATCATCTGCATCGCGGTGCTGCTGACCTATTGGTCCGTCCTCCTTCAGCTCGCCGGTCGTTGGTGGGGGAACCAGGACTACATTCATGGCTTCTTCGTCGTGCCGTTTGCGATTTATCTCGCCTGGTCCCGACGAGCCTTGTTTGCCAACCAAGAGCTTCGCGGCCAATTCTGGATCGGCCTCCCGCTGATCGTTCTGTCGGTCGTGATGCGTGGGTTTTCCGCGTACATGTCCGATCCGGTTCTCTCTCCCTTGTCACTTCCGATTTGCTTGGCAGGGATCGTACTAATCATCGGCGGAATCCCGATGCTGAAGTGGCTTTGGCCTTCATTGATCATCCTTCCGTTCATGATTCCGTTGCCCGACTTTATGGCCAGCTGGGGCAACCTCGCGCTGCAGCGGACGGCAACGATTGCCAGTACTTTCATCCTTCAGACGTTGGGCATCCCGGCCGCGTCGTTCGGCAATGTGATCGTACTAACCAATACCGAGCTGGGAGTCGAAGAAGCCTGTTCGGGACTTCGATCGACCGTGTTGTTCCTGGCTGTCAGTGTCTCAGCGGCGCTCATGCTCGATGACAAGCTCGAAGGTGCGCTCGCGGTCATGATGGCAATCCCTGCCGCCGTACTGGCGAACATCATCCGAATTGTTGCGACCGGAATCTTGTACCAATATGCAGACTCCAGTCTCGCCGAAGCGGTCTTCCACGACTTCTTTGGCTTCCTAATGCTTCCGCTCGCGGCCGGAATGGTCTGGGGCGTGATCACGCTCTTTCGCCAGCTACTTCCTGCCGAACACGATGAATACGTTCCCATCGGGACCATCAAGTCAACGACCGCTTGA
- a CDS encoding tetratricopeptide repeat protein: protein MKRTVNSKLVIALSVLVAIAVISVFSLHRMQAGRTAGLFLNEARDAAAEEEYAEALRSYQSHLRLDPDSTEGLRELGELYLKIGEPSSAAEQLERLLIIKPDDRESRRMVAKALLLTGRYSDVKDHIDRLDESDEDAELQEWLGRCALGEGAYETASDRFRAALEIEPDRIDVYPMLSAAYRRQPGRESESQNVMEELTELNPSSARAHFLKSGYHIREADVAEASGERERAREAASIARQHAMRAAELDPDKLPYLLLHASCESKLGDLDSALTLLRNAVEQHPSAAEAHLQFAKVYAIKSGAEGAASSLEQGIKDVEGPGKREMLIALANLQLDSQQLDKADVVIKQLQTFEGAEAEKGYLAARLGLQKEDFKSAIAKSKEAILKSVDRPLLLKQLHYVQGMAFRQTGDYRSAEDAFRQAISTDPNWVDPQLALVETLSLLDETEASYQALEKAVSLPGVPAAAWLAYAQATVRQTLVQNRNRRNWAKAEAVLEAAARRLPGDAQIASLKASVLSQQGDTAAAADLLQEVRSEADAPEQKLVVFISEANLAIKMKNWDRAASIIAQAENEFPGKPTIDLLKCTKAIAQDPQGANATFRRVVDQSSSMESASQRSLLGGLSALAGRFEQWDLARSVVETACQRFPKDVSLRNIACSLAVSSRDIPWLMQATEQLKSIEGESATWHLSIAQATWLVVKNENREPSESELQQIESHLEQAKTKRSDWPLPYLLEADVALSQKQNEKALHAVTTAIDQGVRTPSAIRTAVALSYEAKDYDRASELLQLIDADQITKFEGLGRTASLLSIGEKDHQAALEMARRTAADSTDAKDHLWLARLTESLLSDANPEDSETLQTEVRQAYRQALKLDPKNGLAWIGQLAFLNRYADASETEAAFKAFRQAIGDSDPFLIAQSLDALGKTERAIEWFGNAIDQTQDVTESQYQLAIDYFMSNRKYELASQRLAEFADRGDVSEPAKKWERRTRATLAIAAGNLSSREAAITLISKNLNDDPDSFEDLRLQALLYQVNGETRQAVKSWKQVAQSPSSRADDHYQYAISSFATEDWSRASEQIRLAISKTNLDAQRRLFIGTYVSWMLSRNELSEAELWIDRFEEIDDGTGAYLTLRARLNARRGRHAEAIGNLKQWIIAEDDPNRVTGRRIEAARLASQLAKLGDQATAENPVPDFEEFEDQQLRLVAEQNDSLRYYLVRSLLRRNQIDQAIRLLGDAPLKTEELSLAVPTIDAFVVSGKLSDGQLATIDSRVDSLINEYGESFALLGIKASAKKAAGDFEAAEAIYRGILEREPENAVALNNLAVQLLDQEGRVDEAASLADKAIASAGPVPALLDTRATIAIAQGESEQALQWLSKALPAGNAGPAVFLFHRAAALHKLGREAEARESFETAIQAGLNQQGLGKRERRWFESLQEA from the coding sequence ATGAAACGAACCGTCAACTCGAAACTTGTCATCGCACTCTCCGTGTTGGTGGCCATCGCGGTGATCTCCGTCTTTAGTTTGCACCGCATGCAGGCCGGCCGGACCGCCGGCTTATTTCTCAACGAGGCCCGTGATGCGGCCGCAGAGGAAGAGTACGCAGAAGCCTTGCGCAGCTATCAGTCGCATCTGCGACTCGATCCAGATTCGACGGAAGGTCTCCGTGAACTCGGTGAACTGTATCTAAAAATCGGTGAACCGAGTTCGGCAGCGGAGCAGCTCGAGCGCTTGCTGATCATTAAGCCAGACGATCGAGAGTCTCGCCGAATGGTGGCGAAGGCTTTGTTGCTAACCGGGCGATATTCCGATGTAAAAGATCACATCGATCGACTCGATGAGAGCGACGAGGACGCAGAGCTTCAGGAATGGCTCGGTCGCTGTGCGTTAGGCGAAGGAGCCTACGAAACGGCCTCCGATCGCTTTCGCGCGGCATTAGAAATCGAACCCGACAGAATCGACGTGTATCCGATGCTGTCGGCTGCCTACAGGCGCCAACCCGGAAGGGAATCGGAATCCCAGAACGTGATGGAGGAGCTGACCGAGCTGAATCCTTCTTCGGCACGCGCCCATTTTTTGAAAAGCGGCTATCACATCCGCGAAGCAGACGTCGCCGAGGCGAGCGGGGAGCGCGAGCGGGCGCGTGAAGCGGCGTCAATCGCGCGGCAGCACGCGATGCGAGCTGCCGAACTGGATCCCGATAAGCTGCCGTACCTTCTATTGCATGCCAGTTGTGAATCGAAATTAGGAGATTTGGATTCCGCGTTGACGCTGCTTCGCAATGCCGTTGAACAGCATCCGAGTGCGGCCGAGGCTCATTTGCAGTTCGCCAAAGTCTACGCGATCAAGTCCGGTGCAGAAGGCGCCGCGTCGAGCTTGGAGCAGGGAATAAAGGATGTCGAGGGCCCCGGGAAGCGGGAGATGCTGATCGCCTTGGCAAACTTACAACTCGACAGTCAGCAGCTGGACAAGGCCGATGTTGTGATCAAGCAACTCCAGACGTTTGAAGGCGCAGAAGCCGAAAAAGGATACCTGGCGGCACGTCTGGGGCTGCAAAAGGAGGATTTTAAATCGGCGATCGCGAAGTCGAAGGAGGCAATCCTTAAATCGGTTGATCGACCGTTGTTGTTGAAGCAGTTGCATTACGTGCAAGGGATGGCGTTTCGCCAAACGGGCGACTATCGATCGGCAGAAGATGCTTTTAGGCAGGCGATTTCGACAGATCCGAACTGGGTTGACCCACAGCTTGCACTGGTCGAAACACTGAGCTTGCTCGATGAGACGGAGGCTTCCTATCAAGCCCTCGAAAAAGCCGTGTCGCTGCCCGGTGTTCCTGCCGCAGCCTGGTTGGCCTATGCCCAAGCGACGGTGCGGCAAACACTCGTGCAAAATCGCAACCGCAGGAACTGGGCCAAGGCGGAGGCGGTACTCGAAGCCGCGGCCAGGCGATTACCAGGTGATGCGCAGATCGCGTCGCTGAAAGCGTCGGTACTCAGTCAGCAGGGAGATACCGCGGCGGCAGCTGACCTGCTTCAAGAAGTACGCTCGGAAGCCGACGCGCCCGAGCAAAAATTGGTCGTCTTCATTAGCGAAGCCAACCTCGCGATCAAAATGAAGAATTGGGATCGTGCCGCTTCGATCATCGCTCAAGCCGAAAACGAATTTCCAGGAAAACCGACGATCGATTTGCTGAAATGCACGAAAGCGATTGCTCAGGATCCTCAAGGAGCCAATGCAACCTTCCGGCGGGTCGTCGATCAGTCCTCGTCGATGGAATCGGCAAGCCAGCGATCGTTGCTAGGCGGACTGAGTGCCTTGGCCGGTCGATTCGAGCAATGGGATCTCGCTCGGTCTGTCGTCGAGACCGCGTGCCAACGTTTTCCCAAAGACGTATCGCTCCGCAACATCGCATGTAGTCTCGCCGTTTCATCACGAGACATTCCCTGGTTAATGCAAGCGACCGAGCAACTAAAATCGATCGAAGGTGAATCGGCGACGTGGCACTTGTCAATCGCCCAGGCCACCTGGCTGGTTGTCAAAAACGAAAACCGTGAACCGAGTGAATCAGAACTGCAACAGATTGAGTCTCATCTTGAGCAAGCGAAAACGAAGCGATCCGATTGGCCTCTGCCTTATCTCTTGGAGGCAGACGTCGCCTTAAGCCAAAAACAGAACGAAAAAGCCTTGCACGCTGTGACGACGGCGATCGATCAAGGAGTTCGAACGCCGAGTGCGATTCGCACCGCCGTAGCCCTTTCCTACGAGGCAAAGGATTATGACCGAGCGAGTGAACTGTTGCAGTTAATCGACGCCGATCAAATCACAAAGTTTGAAGGATTAGGGCGGACCGCATCGCTGCTTTCGATCGGCGAAAAGGATCACCAAGCCGCCCTCGAAATGGCGCGACGGACGGCCGCCGATTCGACCGATGCGAAGGATCACTTGTGGCTCGCGCGGCTAACCGAAAGTTTACTTTCCGATGCAAATCCGGAGGATTCCGAGACGCTGCAAACGGAGGTCCGGCAAGCGTATCGCCAAGCGCTTAAGCTCGATCCGAAAAATGGTTTAGCTTGGATCGGACAACTAGCGTTTCTCAACCGCTATGCCGACGCCTCCGAAACCGAGGCTGCCTTCAAGGCGTTCCGTCAAGCGATCGGTGATTCCGATCCGTTCTTGATCGCCCAATCACTTGACGCGCTAGGCAAGACGGAGCGAGCGATTGAGTGGTTTGGAAATGCGATCGACCAGACGCAAGACGTCACGGAGTCGCAATACCAATTGGCGATTGATTACTTCATGTCTAACCGTAAGTACGAACTGGCGTCACAGCGTTTAGCAGAATTTGCAGATCGCGGTGACGTTAGCGAACCCGCCAAAAAGTGGGAGCGACGGACGAGGGCAACCTTGGCCATCGCGGCCGGCAATCTCTCTTCACGCGAAGCGGCGATCACGCTGATTTCAAAGAATTTGAATGATGACCCCGATAGCTTCGAAGATCTGCGGCTTCAAGCGTTGCTGTATCAAGTTAATGGTGAGACGCGGCAGGCCGTCAAGAGTTGGAAGCAGGTTGCTCAGTCACCGTCGAGTCGAGCTGACGATCACTACCAGTATGCGATCTCATCGTTTGCGACCGAGGATTGGAGTCGAGCATCCGAACAAATTCGTCTTGCTATCTCGAAAACAAATCTTGACGCACAGCGACGTCTCTTTATCGGTACCTACGTCTCATGGATGCTCTCTCGTAATGAACTCTCCGAGGCAGAGCTTTGGATTGATCGATTCGAAGAAATCGATGACGGAACGGGGGCTTACTTGACGTTGCGAGCACGATTGAACGCTCGCCGAGGGCGCCACGCCGAAGCGATCGGCAACCTAAAACAATGGATTATCGCCGAGGATGATCCCAACCGCGTCACGGGACGTCGGATCGAGGCGGCAAGATTGGCCAGTCAGTTGGCGAAGTTGGGCGATCAAGCGACGGCTGAAAATCCGGTCCCCGATTTCGAAGAATTTGAAGATCAGCAACTACGCCTTGTCGCCGAACAGAACGATTCGCTTCGCTACTACTTGGTGCGTTCACTGCTGCGAAGAAATCAAATAGACCAGGCGATTCGGTTGCTTGGCGATGCTCCGTTGAAAACCGAGGAGTTAAGCCTCGCTGTCCCCACAATCGACGCATTCGTGGTCTCTGGGAAGCTCTCCGATGGCCAGCTTGCGACGATCGATTCTCGAGTGGATTCACTTATTAACGAGTATGGTGAGTCGTTTGCGCTACTGGGGATCAAGGCATCGGCTAAGAAAGCTGCGGGGGACTTCGAAGCGGCCGAGGCAATATATCGGGGGATCCTAGAGCGAGAACCCGAGAACGCGGTTGCGCTCAATAACCTGGCCGTTCAGTTGCTCGATCAGGAGGGGCGTGTTGATGAGGCGGCGTCACTCGCCGACAAGGCGATTGCCAGTGCCGGGCCGGTGCCTGCGTTGCTTGACACCCGCGCGACGATCGCGATCGCACAGGGTGAATCAGAACAAGCACTTCAGTGGCTTTCTAAAGCGCTGCCAGCCGGGAATGCCGGACCTGCCGTGTTCTTATTTCACCGAGCGGCGGCGCTGCACAAGCTTGGACGTGAAGCGGAAGCACGCGAGTCATTTGAGACAGCCATTCAGGCCGGGCTAAATCAACAAGGGTTGGGAAAGCGTGAACGTCGCTGGTTCGAATCCTTGCAGGAAGCATAG
- a CDS encoding DegT/DnrJ/EryC1/StrS family aminotransferase, translating into MGQTPNRSTDRIYLSPPHMAAEARANLLRAFDSNWVAPVGPDLDAFEREFAEYVGSQYAVAVSSGTAALHLALRLAGVGPGDFVPVSTLTFVAPANAIRYTGATPIFVDSEWESWNMDPAKLRQTLEFLRQTHRTAKAVVAVDAFGQCADYAPIRQVCEEYDVTLIEDAAESLGATYGDRNAGSLGDIGCFSFNGNKMITTSGGGMLVTDQQNWAEKARFWSTQARDPAPHYEHSETGHNYRLSNLLAAVGRGQLKALKSRVKRRREIYAWYREHLGGLPGLQFIPEAAFGQSSCWLTCVLIDPELFGVTNEQVRLALEDQNIESRPCWKPMHWQPLFADCEATGGKVSEKIFERGLCLPSGSQMTPHDLQRVAQVIRSMASQTVVS; encoded by the coding sequence ATGGGACAAACGCCGAATCGATCAACGGATCGAATTTACCTTTCGCCACCACACATGGCAGCCGAGGCCCGTGCGAACCTTTTGCGTGCATTTGATTCCAACTGGGTCGCACCAGTCGGCCCGGACTTGGATGCTTTTGAACGTGAGTTTGCGGAATACGTCGGCTCCCAATATGCCGTGGCCGTCTCCAGCGGCACCGCGGCACTTCACCTTGCCTTGCGACTTGCCGGAGTCGGTCCGGGCGACTTCGTTCCCGTTTCTACGCTGACGTTTGTCGCCCCGGCAAACGCGATTCGATACACCGGGGCGACACCTATCTTTGTCGACAGTGAGTGGGAAAGCTGGAATATGGATCCGGCCAAACTCCGACAAACACTTGAGTTTCTGCGTCAAACTCACCGAACGGCTAAGGCCGTGGTCGCTGTCGATGCGTTTGGCCAGTGCGCCGACTACGCCCCCATTCGCCAAGTTTGCGAAGAATACGATGTCACGTTAATTGAAGACGCCGCAGAGTCGCTCGGGGCGACCTACGGGGATCGGAACGCTGGGTCACTAGGTGACATCGGTTGCTTTTCATTTAATGGCAACAAGATGATCACGACAAGCGGTGGCGGAATGCTTGTAACTGACCAACAAAACTGGGCGGAGAAGGCGAGATTTTGGTCGACCCAAGCACGAGACCCGGCACCGCACTATGAACACAGCGAAACAGGTCACAATTATCGATTGAGCAACTTACTTGCCGCGGTCGGCCGTGGCCAACTGAAAGCACTCAAATCACGCGTCAAGCGTCGACGCGAAATCTACGCGTGGTATCGCGAACACCTCGGCGGGCTTCCGGGACTGCAGTTCATTCCCGAGGCGGCATTCGGTCAGTCAAGTTGCTGGCTCACCTGCGTGTTGATCGATCCTGAACTGTTTGGTGTTACGAACGAACAAGTACGCCTTGCCCTCGAAGATCAAAACATAGAGTCACGGCCATGCTGGAAGCCGATGCATTGGCAGCCCCTCTTTGCCGACTGCGAGGCGACCGGCGGTAAAGTCTCCGAAAAGATATTCGAGAGAGGTCTCTGTCTGCCGAGCGGTTCGCAGATGACGCCGCACGACCTCCAACGCGTCGCTCAGGTCATTCGTTCGATGGCGAGTCAAACCGTCGTGAGCTGA
- a CDS encoding acetyltransferase, with amino-acid sequence MQHNPCSIIGAGGHGKVIAQLLRDLRIPIAGIFDDCQQLWGKSVLGVPITGPPSSIPDGAPAIIAIGDNRQRQTLAATLALDWQTLIHPTAYVADTVQIGNGTVVLPHAAIQVDARLGSHVIVNTSSTIEHDCSIGDFAHLAPRSVLAGTVELGDGVLMGTGASTVVGIKIGDWSVIGAGATVVNQLPPGITASGVPARCHPPL; translated from the coding sequence GTGCAACACAATCCTTGCTCAATCATCGGTGCGGGTGGGCACGGAAAAGTGATCGCCCAACTCCTCCGCGACCTTCGAATTCCGATCGCAGGCATATTTGATGACTGCCAACAACTTTGGGGCAAGTCTGTGCTTGGTGTTCCGATCACCGGACCTCCGTCTTCGATCCCAGACGGCGCGCCAGCGATTATCGCGATTGGTGACAATCGACAACGCCAGACATTGGCGGCAACGCTCGCGCTCGACTGGCAGACACTTATCCACCCTACCGCTTATGTTGCCGATACAGTCCAGATCGGCAATGGGACTGTCGTGCTGCCGCACGCAGCAATTCAAGTTGATGCTCGACTCGGCAGCCATGTGATCGTCAATACATCTTCGACGATTGAGCATGACTGTTCGATCGGCGACTTTGCACACCTGGCTCCGCGAAGCGTGCTTGCCGGAACGGTCGAACTTGGCGACGGCGTCCTGATGGGCACCGGGGCCTCCACGGTGGTCGGTATCAAAATCGGTGATTGGAGCGTGATTGGGGCGGGAGCAACGGTGGTCAATCAACTGCCACCTGGAATCACCGCCAGCGGTGTGCCTGCCCGGTGCCATCCGCCCCTCTAG
- a CDS encoding PEP-CTERM sorting domain-containing protein (PEP-CTERM proteins occur, often in large numbers, in the proteomes of bacteria that also encode an exosortase, a predicted intramembrane cysteine proteinase. The presence of a PEP-CTERM domain at a protein's C-terminus predicts cleavage within the sorting domain, followed by covalent anchoring to some some component of the (usually Gram-negative) cell surface. Many PEP-CTERM proteins exhibit an unusual sequence composition that includes large numbers of potential glycosylation sites. Expression of one such protein has been shown restore the ability of a bacterium to form floc, a type of biofilm.), giving the protein MTSLRKMFVIAACVTAIAGTAASAVAAPLLPATASDARFGWNFGDTGSINSAWNAFTVPAGAPGNLPDAGSFGSGEFSVLTSNGAGAFITSSGNLYVSGGPADFDVSIDTSDLTGDFTRVVAQIKTQGTEMDPSSLLLGGIAPSIGGVVDVQPLGGFGGAAVDYLAIWDLTTTSGPGANLTLEFGSNGPHMSLDQLQIDAFSQAFAFTTPSAIPEPATLPLLGALGAIGAFSRRRRRRA; this is encoded by the coding sequence ATGACTTCACTGCGGAAGATGTTTGTCATTGCCGCCTGCGTCACCGCAATCGCTGGCACTGCCGCCTCTGCGGTTGCCGCCCCTCTGCTGCCTGCGACGGCGTCGGATGCTCGTTTCGGATGGAATTTCGGCGACACAGGCTCGATCAACTCTGCCTGGAATGCCTTTACAGTTCCGGCGGGTGCGCCGGGTAACTTGCCGGATGCTGGTTCGTTCGGATCGGGGGAATTCAGCGTCCTTACGTCCAACGGGGCAGGGGCGTTCATCACCAGCTCGGGGAACCTTTACGTCTCGGGTGGGCCGGCTGACTTTGATGTGTCAATCGACACCTCGGATTTGACCGGAGACTTCACGCGCGTGGTCGCTCAAATCAAGACTCAGGGAACTGAAATGGATCCCAGTTCGCTCCTGCTCGGCGGGATCGCGCCGTCAATCGGCGGCGTGGTTGACGTTCAGCCACTGGGTGGTTTCGGCGGGGCTGCGGTTGATTATCTCGCTATTTGGGATCTGACAACGACGAGCGGGCCGGGCGCCAACTTGACTTTGGAGTTCGGTTCTAACGGGCCGCACATGTCCTTGGATCAGTTGCAGATCGATGCGTTCTCCCAGGCGTTCGCTTTCACGACTCCGTCGGCCATTCCCGAGCCGGCGACGCTCCCATTGCTGGGGGCGCTGGGGGCCATCGGAGCATTTTCGCGTCGTCGTCGTCGTCGTGCGTGA
- a CDS encoding PEP-CTERM sorting domain-containing protein (PEP-CTERM proteins occur, often in large numbers, in the proteomes of bacteria that also encode an exosortase, a predicted intramembrane cysteine proteinase. The presence of a PEP-CTERM domain at a protein's C-terminus predicts cleavage within the sorting domain, followed by covalent anchoring to some some component of the (usually Gram-negative) cell surface. Many PEP-CTERM proteins exhibit an unusual sequence composition that includes large numbers of potential glycosylation sites. Expression of one such protein has been shown restore the ability of a bacterium to form floc, a type of biofilm.), translating into MRKTFVFVACLAAMSAWSVSAVAAPLTAASSSDPRFGWDFGEAGSINAEWDSFTTPVGAPGNLPDVAHFGSGANSVLTGNTPGAFIVSSGNIYSFSGTPDFTATIDTSDLAGDYTRVVAQIVTQGTAMDLSSVLLDGIAPTIAGFGGSAAGYMAIWDLATSGGPATSYSLDFNATGPHLSLDQLQVDAFSQSVAFATPAAVPEPAAMASLAALGVFGVFSGRRRRS; encoded by the coding sequence ATGCGCAAGACTTTCGTCTTTGTTGCCTGTTTAGCTGCGATGTCGGCTTGGTCTGTTTCTGCCGTTGCTGCTCCGTTGACCGCCGCTAGTTCATCGGACCCTCGATTTGGCTGGGACTTTGGTGAGGCCGGTTCGATCAACGCGGAGTGGGATTCGTTCACTACCCCCGTTGGTGCACCGGGGAACCTGCCCGACGTCGCTCATTTTGGGTCGGGTGCCAACAGCGTTCTGACCGGGAATACACCCGGAGCGTTCATCGTCAGTTCCGGCAATATTTACTCTTTCAGTGGTACGCCCGACTTCACCGCCACCATTGACACGTCGGACTTGGCTGGCGATTACACCCGTGTCGTCGCTCAGATCGTCACTCAGGGCACCGCGATGGATTTAAGCTCTGTATTACTCGATGGAATCGCACCGACCATCGCTGGATTCGGTGGTTCAGCGGCTGGCTACATGGCGATTTGGGATTTGGCTACTTCCGGTGGTCCGGCAACGAGTTATAGCTTGGACTTTAACGCGACCGGTCCGCACCTGTCATTGGATCAATTGCAAGTCGATGCCTTTTCGCAAAGCGTTGCTTTCGCGACACCAGCGGCCGTCCCAGAGCCGGCGGCGATGGCTTCGCTCGCGGCTTTAGGCGTCTTCGGTGTCTTCTCCGGACGCCGTCGACGTTCGTAG
- a CDS encoding polysaccharide biosynthesis/export family protein: MLLLLAVNAGCAVVQHHQPPVTPLRPVSTPRELCKTTLPQYRVEPPDILNINVVRLVPNASYRFNTSDLVRVSVTRNSLDRLVAGDVISVRVPGAPAVSPIDGTFIVQPDGTVSLGTPYGSVKVVNMTLEQAADAIESSLSQMLVASETYVALAQAGIPVDGEFAIEIDGTVDFGHPYGRVSLDGLNVIEAREALQAHFETHFTEPTVTFSLIQSSALQQIVGEHMVGPDGFVTLGAYGSVRVVGMTLDEANQAIADVLSRVLDEPKVATSVLAYNSKQFYIITQGAGVGDGVFRFPITGNETVLDALSLINGLPQGASTEMWVARPNHVSGKYSVMPVDWDKVTSLAETSTNYQLLPGDRLYVRRDPFLAFDTKLAKFTAPLERILGFGILGAETATRLSGPVLNGGGNPLGRRF, from the coding sequence ATGCTCTTGTTACTAGCAGTTAATGCTGGTTGCGCGGTTGTCCAGCATCATCAGCCTCCGGTCACGCCACTGCGACCGGTAAGCACGCCGCGTGAATTGTGCAAGACGACACTCCCGCAATACCGCGTTGAGCCACCCGATATTCTTAATATCAACGTGGTGCGATTGGTGCCCAACGCATCCTATCGATTCAATACGTCGGACTTAGTTCGTGTCAGTGTCACTCGAAACTCGCTCGATCGTTTGGTTGCCGGGGATGTGATATCGGTACGAGTCCCCGGTGCGCCCGCTGTTTCCCCGATCGACGGAACGTTCATCGTTCAACCCGACGGCACGGTTAGCTTAGGGACACCGTACGGATCTGTGAAAGTCGTCAATATGACGCTTGAGCAGGCCGCCGACGCGATCGAGTCATCACTATCACAGATGTTAGTCGCATCGGAAACCTATGTCGCCCTCGCGCAGGCTGGCATCCCGGTCGATGGTGAATTCGCGATCGAGATTGATGGGACGGTGGATTTTGGTCATCCCTACGGACGTGTCTCCCTCGATGGTCTCAATGTCATCGAAGCTCGGGAAGCTTTGCAAGCTCATTTCGAAACTCATTTCACCGAACCAACGGTCACGTTCAGTCTGATCCAATCGAGTGCCCTTCAGCAGATTGTCGGCGAACACATGGTCGGTCCGGATGGGTTCGTCACACTTGGTGCTTACGGTTCTGTGCGAGTGGTTGGGATGACACTTGATGAAGCAAATCAGGCGATCGCAGATGTGCTGTCCAGAGTGCTGGATGAACCGAAGGTGGCAACCTCGGTCTTAGCTTACAACAGTAAGCAGTTTTACATCATCACCCAGGGTGCGGGTGTCGGCGATGGTGTGTTTCGGTTTCCGATCACCGGAAATGAAACGGTTTTGGACGCACTGTCGTTAATCAATGGCTTACCACAAGGTGCGAGTACTGAGATGTGGGTGGCTCGGCCCAATCACGTTAGCGGAAAATATAGCGTGATGCCTGTCGACTGGGACAAAGTGACGTCGCTTGCAGAAACTAGTACGAACTATCAATTGCTACCGGGCGACAGGCTCTATGTCCGACGTGATCCGTTCTTGGCCTTCGATACAAAGTTGGCAAAATTCACCGCACCGCTTGAGCGGATTCTCGGATTCGGCATCCTCGGCGCGGAAACCGCAACACGTCTTTCTGGTCCCGTCTTGAACGGCGGCGGCAATCCACTCGGCAGACGCTTTTAA